A window of Dehalococcoidia bacterium contains these coding sequences:
- a CDS encoding class I SAM-dependent methyltransferase produces MWYRLNRIEGTLFFLPFWVYASLKHIPYSTRCSRCGKRIFNYENCRDRLCEICLREAARNKAAKLHEDRVKRAINPCINPGEGHIYLRVASRIGHGKILDVGCGSGGLLSGLDPRQRELFGIDIIQGVAGEKNRHISFFVAEATDMPFESDIFDCVTCTEVLEHIESDDAIKECFRVLKPGGTALITVPNGNGPFGRLPEHLRLFDYNTIYGLLKNAGFQIIEGTKFGLYIPFLTRAMITLSFSIQRIMPFSHPLNISVPEFLATNFFFECRKPVS; encoded by the coding sequence ATGTGGTACAGGCTGAATCGAATTGAAGGCACCTTATTTTTCCTGCCATTTTGGGTATACGCCAGCCTAAAACATATTCCCTATTCCACGAGGTGTTCGAGATGCGGCAAACGTATATTCAACTACGAGAATTGCCGCGACCGCCTTTGCGAAATATGCCTGAGAGAAGCGGCCAGGAATAAAGCCGCAAAGCTACACGAAGACAGGGTGAAACGAGCCATAAATCCGTGCATCAACCCGGGTGAAGGACACATCTACCTCAGGGTCGCAAGCAGGATAGGTCATGGGAAGATACTGGACGTAGGCTGTGGTTCCGGAGGGCTGCTGTCCGGTTTGGACCCGCGTCAGCGCGAGCTTTTCGGCATTGACATCATCCAGGGGGTAGCCGGAGAGAAAAACAGGCATATCAGCTTTTTTGTAGCCGAAGCGACCGATATGCCCTTTGAATCCGATATTTTTGACTGCGTTACCTGCACTGAAGTACTTGAACATATCGAGAGCGATGACGCCATAAAAGAGTGCTTCCGCGTTCTTAAGCCCGGCGGGACCGCCCTCATCACCGTTCCAAACGGAAACGGCCCCTTCGGCAGATTACCGGAGCATTTGCGGCTTTTCGATTACAACACTATTTACGGGCTCTTGAAAAACGCGGGATTCCAAATCATCGAGGGCACCAAATTCGGGCTATACATCCCGTTTTTGACACGCGCGATGATTACCTTATCATTTTCCATTCAGCGTATAATGCCGTTTTCACACCCCCTGAATATTTCTGTTCCTGAATTTCTAGCGACCAACTTTTTCTTTGAGTGTCGCAAACCTGTGAGCTAG
- a CDS encoding class I SAM-dependent methyltransferase, with the protein MWEKLGRFEEVIVFLPFLAYARIRRIPYSLRCKECGKRLFYWGYALQGLCEHCMRKAITQDPAQYYAGQPCSGETFSRNRSGIEHCYAAVARRVGQGKILDVGCGDGLLLERLVAPGRELHGIDMSADEVKKAKTRVPQAAVSSGDVRDLPHPSDSFDYVVCTDVLEHIQGNAVSRECFRVLKPGGSALFTMPVGTGRRGKTPQHVRQFDMRSFSRELTDAGFEVVSERCFGLHIPFVTYFAEVAASAFNQNLPLSSPLNLTLPEALATHLFIECRKPAA; encoded by the coding sequence ATGTGGGAAAAACTGGGGCGTTTCGAGGAAGTCATTGTTTTCCTGCCGTTCCTGGCGTATGCCAGAATACGCCGCATTCCCTATTCTCTGCGCTGCAAGGAGTGCGGCAAGAGGCTGTTTTACTGGGGCTACGCCCTGCAGGGATTATGCGAACACTGCATGCGAAAGGCCATAACGCAAGACCCGGCTCAGTATTACGCCGGGCAGCCCTGTTCCGGCGAGACGTTCAGCCGCAACCGCAGCGGGATAGAGCACTGCTACGCCGCGGTCGCCCGCAGAGTAGGGCAGGGCAAAATTCTGGATGTGGGCTGCGGGGACGGATTGCTGCTGGAGAGGCTCGTAGCGCCGGGAAGAGAACTGCACGGCATCGATATGTCTGCGGATGAGGTGAAGAAAGCCAAAACTCGCGTCCCCCAAGCCGCCGTCTCCTCCGGCGACGTGAGAGACCTGCCGCACCCGTCCGATTCCTTCGATTATGTCGTCTGCACCGACGTACTTGAGCACATACAGGGCAACGCCGTCTCCAGAGAGTGTTTCCGCGTATTGAAGCCGGGCGGGAGCGCCCTCTTCACCATGCCCGTCGGCACAGGCCGGCGCGGCAAAACCCCCCAGCATGTCCGGCAATTCGACATGCGCTCATTCTCCCGGGAATTGACAGACGCGGGGTTTGAGGTGGTCTCTGAACGCTGCTTTGGGTTGCATATTCCGTTCGTAACCTATTTTGCCGAAGTAGCCGCCTCAGCCTTCAACCAAAACCTGCCCCTCAGCTCCCCTCTCAACCTCACCCTCCCGGAGGCGCTCGCCACCCATCTCTTCATCGAATGCCGCAAACCGGCAGCATGA
- a CDS encoding toxin-antitoxin system HicB family antitoxin translates to MVNKNLEYYMSLPYTVTVKRGEDAGKAYWIARVLELPHCMTHGDTPEEAIRDSEDAKREWLKSNLEDKLPIPEPAKFSGQYHLRMPPSLHEALALKSESEEVSLNQFMVAALARSVGYGAPKKAGANPK, encoded by the coding sequence ATGGTAAATAAAAATCTGGAATATTATATGAGTCTGCCCTACACTGTTACGGTTAAACGTGGCGAAGACGCCGGGAAGGCGTACTGGATTGCCAGGGTGCTGGAGCTCCCTCATTGTATGACGCACGGTGATACTCCTGAGGAAGCTATTCGGGACAGCGAGGATGCCAAACGCGAGTGGCTAAAGTCCAATCTTGAGGATAAACTGCCTATCCCTGAACCGGCCAAATTCAGCGGGCAATATCATCTCAGAATGCCGCCATCGTTACACGAAGCCCTCGCGTTAAAATCCGAGAGCGAAGAAGTCAGCTTGAATCAGTTCATGGTTGCCGCGCTGGCTAGATCAGTTGGATACGGGGCACCTAAAAAAGCCGGGGCTAATCCCAAATAA